One genomic region from Sporichthyaceae bacterium encodes:
- a CDS encoding DUF3817 domain-containing protein, translating to MLATPVGRLRVFSVLEAISFLFLLGVAVPMQIAGNRVLVMPAGMTHGILFVLYVLTALDVRSRLSWPNPVVLKVLVAAVIPFAPFVVERRLRGLEAPTRG from the coding sequence GTGCTGGCGACGCCGGTGGGTCGGTTGCGGGTGTTCTCGGTGCTGGAGGCGATCAGTTTCCTGTTCCTGCTCGGGGTCGCGGTACCGATGCAGATCGCCGGGAACCGGGTGCTGGTGATGCCCGCCGGGATGACCCACGGGATCCTCTTCGTGCTCTACGTGCTCACCGCGCTGGACGTGCGCAGCCGGTTGTCCTGGCCGAATCCGGTGGTGCTGAAGGTGCTGGTGGCCGCGGTGATCCCGTTCGCGCCGTTCGTCGTCGAGCGCCGGCTGCGCGGGCTGGAAGCTCCGACCCGCGGCTGA
- a CDS encoding SPFH domain-containing protein, whose amino-acid sequence MAGFIVLGVLILIVLVILARSVRIVPQSRAGVVERLGRYSRTLSAGLTVLVPFVDRLRPLIDLREQVVSFPPQPVITEDNLVVNIDTVIYFQVTDPRAATYEIANYIAGVEQLTVTTLRNVVGSLSLERALTSRDHINAQLRGVLDEATGRWGLRVNRVELKSIDPPLSIQGAMEQQMRAERDKRAAILTAEGFKQSQILTAEGERQSQILRAEGERQAAILRAEGEAQALKTVFAAVHEADPDPKLLAYQYLQTLPQLAKGEANTIWVVPSELGKALEGLGAMFDGRTGGDAGS is encoded by the coding sequence ATGGCAGGTTTCATCGTGCTCGGGGTCCTGATCCTGATCGTGCTGGTGATCCTGGCCCGATCCGTGCGGATCGTGCCGCAGAGCCGGGCCGGTGTCGTGGAGCGCCTCGGGCGCTACTCCCGGACGTTGAGCGCCGGGCTCACCGTGCTCGTGCCGTTCGTGGACCGGCTGCGCCCGTTGATCGACCTGCGCGAGCAGGTGGTCTCGTTCCCGCCGCAGCCGGTGATCACCGAGGACAACCTGGTCGTCAACATCGACACCGTCATCTACTTCCAGGTGACCGACCCGCGCGCGGCCACCTACGAGATCGCGAACTACATCGCCGGGGTCGAACAGCTGACCGTTACCACGTTGCGCAACGTCGTCGGCAGCCTGAGCCTGGAACGGGCCCTGACCTCCCGCGACCACATCAACGCGCAACTGCGCGGAGTGCTCGACGAGGCCACCGGCCGGTGGGGGCTGCGGGTCAACCGTGTCGAACTGAAGTCCATCGACCCGCCGCTGTCGATCCAGGGCGCCATGGAGCAGCAGATGCGCGCCGAGCGGGACAAGCGCGCCGCGATCCTGACCGCCGAGGGGTTCAAGCAGTCCCAGATCCTGACCGCGGAGGGCGAACGACAGTCCCAGATCCTGCGGGCCGAGGGCGAGCGGCAGGCGGCGATCCTGCGCGCCGAGGGTGAGGCCCAGGCGCTCAAGACCGTGTTCGCGGCGGTCCACGAGGCCGACCCGGACCCGAAACTGCTCGCCTACCAGTACTTGCAGACCCTGCCGCAACTCGCCAAGGGCGAGGCGAACACAATCTGGGTGGTGCCCAGTGAACTCGGCAAGGCCCTGGAGGGCCTGGGCGCGATGTTCGACGGGCGAACCGGCGGCGACGCCGGGAGCTGA